Proteins encoded together in one Mycolicibacter minnesotensis window:
- a CDS encoding alcohol dehydrogenase catalytic domain-containing protein: MPSHRAVQVAAVDAPLTLVDVDTPRPGPGQVRIAVAACGVCGTDHAFVQGGFPGMTWPVTLGHEIAGTIAELGSGVTDWRLGERVAVGWFGGNCNHCIPCRKGDFIHCVNAEVPSLHYPGGYAESVTVPANALARIPDELSFVEAAPMGCAGVTTYHALRSTKARPGDRVAVLGLGGLGHLGVQFARAMGFETISIARGAAKEADARALGAHHYIDSTTTDVARAMAALGGASVVLATAANSRAMADTLDGLSPRGELVIIGVTAEPLPITPMQLISPGLSVTGHPSGTARDIEETMRFAVLSGVRARIEERPLAEAAQAYAAMVEGRAHYRMVLTM; encoded by the coding sequence ATGCCCTCACATCGCGCTGTTCAGGTGGCTGCTGTCGATGCGCCGCTGACGCTGGTCGACGTCGACACCCCCCGGCCGGGGCCGGGCCAGGTCCGTATCGCGGTGGCCGCCTGCGGCGTCTGCGGCACCGATCACGCCTTCGTTCAAGGTGGCTTTCCGGGAATGACGTGGCCGGTGACGCTGGGACACGAAATCGCCGGCACGATAGCCGAGTTGGGCTCAGGAGTTACGGACTGGCGGCTGGGTGAACGCGTCGCGGTGGGCTGGTTCGGTGGCAACTGCAACCATTGCATCCCCTGCCGCAAGGGCGATTTCATCCACTGCGTCAACGCTGAGGTGCCCAGCTTGCACTACCCGGGCGGATACGCCGAATCGGTCACGGTTCCAGCCAACGCTCTGGCCCGAATCCCCGACGAATTGTCCTTCGTTGAGGCCGCACCCATGGGCTGCGCCGGGGTCACCACCTACCACGCGCTGCGTTCCACCAAGGCCCGACCGGGGGACCGGGTCGCGGTGCTCGGCCTGGGCGGCTTGGGTCACCTGGGTGTGCAGTTCGCCCGGGCCATGGGCTTCGAGACCATCTCGATCGCCCGCGGGGCCGCCAAAGAGGCCGATGCTCGCGCGCTCGGCGCTCACCACTACATCGACTCGACCACCACGGATGTCGCTCGCGCGATGGCCGCGCTCGGGGGAGCATCGGTGGTGCTGGCCACCGCGGCCAATTCGCGGGCCATGGCTGACACCCTCGACGGACTGTCGCCGCGGGGCGAGCTGGTGATCATCGGTGTCACCGCCGAACCACTGCCGATCACCCCGATGCAGTTGATCAGCCCCGGGCTCAGTGTCACCGGCCATCCCTCGGGCACCGCCCGCGATATCGAGGAGACCATGCGCTTTGCGGTGTTGTCCGGAGTTCGGGCGCGCATCGAAGAACGACCGTTGGCCGAGGCCGCCCAGGCGTATGCCGCCATGGTGGAGGGCCGGGCGCACTACCGCATGGTTCTGACGATGTGA
- a CDS encoding glycosyltransferase family 4 protein yields the protein MRIGMVCPYSFDVPGGVQAHVLQLAEVLRERGHQVSVLAPASPDVKLPDYVVSAGKSVAIPYNGSVARLQFSPAAHRKVKRWVMEGDFDVLHLHEPNAPSLSMLALNVAEGPIVATFHTSTTKSLTLSVVQSLLRPMHEKIIGRIAVSDLARRWQMEALGSDAVEIPNGVDVAAFATAQPLPGYPRTGRTVLFLGRYDESRKGMAVLMGALPALVARHSDVEVLIVGRGDEDELRSSAGELANHLRFLGQVDDAEKASALRSADVYCAPNTGGESFGIVLAEAMAAGTAVVASDLDAFRRVLNDGVAGRLVPVGDHAALAAALIDLLDDDALRASYVAAGSEAVRRFDWPVVADQIIRVYETVAGVGSKVTVGD from the coding sequence ATGCGCATCGGCATGGTCTGCCCCTACTCGTTCGATGTACCGGGAGGGGTGCAGGCCCACGTGCTGCAGCTGGCGGAGGTGCTGCGCGAGCGAGGACATCAGGTCAGCGTGCTGGCGCCGGCGTCGCCGGATGTGAAGCTGCCCGACTACGTGGTGTCGGCAGGTAAGTCCGTCGCGATTCCCTACAACGGCTCGGTTGCCCGGCTGCAATTCAGCCCGGCAGCGCACCGCAAGGTCAAACGGTGGGTCATGGAGGGGGACTTCGACGTCCTGCACCTGCATGAGCCGAACGCCCCCAGCTTGTCGATGCTGGCGCTGAATGTGGCCGAGGGCCCGATCGTGGCAACGTTTCACACTTCAACCACCAAATCATTGACGCTGAGCGTGGTCCAGAGCTTGTTGCGGCCCATGCACGAGAAGATCATCGGCCGTATCGCCGTTTCGGACCTGGCCCGGCGCTGGCAGATGGAGGCCCTGGGATCCGACGCGGTGGAGATCCCCAACGGAGTCGACGTCGCCGCGTTCGCCACCGCGCAGCCCCTGCCGGGGTATCCGCGCACGGGCCGAACAGTGCTTTTTCTGGGCCGCTACGACGAATCCCGCAAGGGGATGGCGGTGCTCATGGGGGCGCTTCCGGCGCTCGTCGCAAGGCACAGCGACGTTGAGGTGCTGATCGTCGGCCGAGGGGATGAAGACGAACTACGCAGCAGCGCAGGAGAATTAGCGAACCACCTCCGCTTTCTCGGGCAGGTCGACGATGCCGAGAAGGCCTCGGCACTGCGCAGCGCCGATGTGTACTGCGCGCCCAACACCGGCGGAGAGAGTTTCGGCATCGTGCTGGCCGAGGCGATGGCCGCCGGCACCGCGGTGGTCGCCAGCGACTTGGACGCCTTCCGCCGGGTGCTCAACGATGGGGTAGCCGGTCGACTGGTACCGGTCGGTGACCACGCCGCGCTGGCAGCCGCCCTGATCGACCTGCTCGACGATGACGCCCTGCGGGCGTCCTACGTGGCAGCCGGTTCCGAGGCGGTACGCCGGTTCGACTGGCCTGTGGTGGCAGACCAGATCATCCGGGTCTACGAGACCGTGGCCGGCGTCGGCAGCAAGGTGACGGTGGGCGACTGA
- a CDS encoding phosphatidylinositol mannoside acyltransferase, which yields MPSALRLPGLSQLDEWATDAGYAAGWMLVRAMPEFFARGAFDAGALFAARSGGPEQLRKNLARVVGVAPHEVPPELMRASLASYARYWREAFRLPTMDHAALAKQLHESVRGRDNVIAGLEAGRGVVLALPHSGNWDMAGVWMAQTHGGFTTVAERLKPESLYRRFLAFRESLGFEVVPSSGGSRPPFEILVERLSNNGLVCLMADRDLSRNGVAVDFFGEPTRMPAGPAKLAIATGAALLPAFCWFDGAGWGVDLGAPLDCSSGDVGVITQALADKFAKSIAAYPQDWHMMQPQWIADLPESRQARLGET from the coding sequence ATCCCGAGCGCCCTGCGCCTTCCGGGGCTCAGTCAGCTAGACGAGTGGGCCACCGACGCCGGATACGCGGCGGGCTGGATGCTGGTGCGTGCGATGCCGGAGTTCTTCGCGCGTGGTGCCTTCGACGCCGGCGCCTTGTTCGCGGCTCGTAGTGGCGGCCCAGAGCAGCTGCGCAAAAACTTGGCCCGCGTGGTGGGGGTGGCGCCGCACGAGGTACCGCCAGAGTTGATGCGGGCATCGTTGGCGTCCTACGCCCGGTATTGGCGAGAAGCCTTCCGACTGCCGACGATGGACCACGCGGCGCTGGCGAAGCAATTGCACGAGTCGGTGCGGGGACGCGACAACGTCATTGCGGGGCTGGAGGCCGGTCGTGGCGTGGTGCTGGCGTTGCCGCACAGCGGCAACTGGGACATGGCCGGGGTCTGGATGGCCCAGACCCACGGCGGCTTCACCACCGTCGCCGAGCGCCTCAAACCCGAGTCGCTTTACCGGCGGTTCCTCGCGTTCCGGGAGAGCCTGGGTTTCGAGGTGGTGCCCTCCTCCGGTGGCAGTCGACCGCCATTCGAGATCCTCGTCGAGAGGCTGTCCAACAACGGCCTGGTATGTCTGATGGCCGACCGCGATCTGAGCCGCAACGGGGTGGCGGTCGACTTCTTCGGTGAGCCCACCCGGATGCCGGCCGGTCCGGCCAAACTCGCCATTGCCACCGGAGCGGCACTGCTCCCGGCATTCTGCTGGTTCGACGGCGCGGGCTGGGGCGTCGACCTCGGCGCTCCACTGGACTGCAGCAGTGGGGACGTCGGCGTGATCACCCAGGCGCTGGCCGACAAGTTCGCGAAGAGTATCGCGGCGTACCCGCAGGACTGGCACATGATGCAGCCGCAGTGGATCGCCGACCTTCCCGAATCGCGACAGGCGCGCTTGGGGGAGACCTGA
- the pgsA gene encoding phosphatidylinositol phosphate synthase, whose translation MSRLPFLSRATFAGITTPVARFLLRAGLTADIVTMVGTAGAVLAALTLFPTGQLFAGTLIVWFFVHFDMVDGAMARLSGGGSAFGAVLDATCDRISDGAVFCGLAWWAAFGLDSPPLVVATLICLVTSQVISYIKARAEASGLRGDGGYIERPERLIIVLVGAGLSGLPVFPLPWALPVAMWLLAVASLITCAQRLHTVRTSPGAVQPLPRATEGEETGGL comes from the coding sequence ATGAGCAGGCTTCCGTTTCTGTCGCGGGCGACGTTCGCCGGGATCACCACGCCGGTGGCGCGATTCCTGCTGCGCGCTGGGCTCACCGCCGACATCGTCACGATGGTGGGCACCGCCGGCGCGGTCTTGGCGGCGCTGACCCTGTTCCCGACCGGACAGCTGTTCGCCGGCACTCTGATCGTCTGGTTTTTCGTGCACTTCGACATGGTCGACGGGGCGATGGCCCGACTCAGTGGCGGCGGCAGCGCGTTCGGCGCCGTTCTGGACGCCACCTGCGATCGGATCAGTGACGGCGCGGTGTTCTGCGGGCTGGCCTGGTGGGCGGCGTTCGGACTGGACAGCCCCCCACTGGTGGTGGCGACCTTGATCTGTCTGGTCACCTCGCAGGTGATCTCCTACATCAAGGCCCGAGCCGAGGCCAGTGGCCTGCGCGGGGACGGCGGCTACATCGAACGTCCCGAGCGGTTGATCATCGTGTTGGTGGGTGCCGGTCTGTCCGGTCTGCCGGTGTTCCCGCTGCCGTGGGCACTGCCCGTGGCGATGTGGCTGCTGGCCGTGGCGAGTCTGATCACCTGCGCCCAGCGACTGCACACCGTGCGGACGTCGCCGGGTGCAGTGCAGCCGTTGCCGCGGGCGACCGAGGGCGAGGAGACCGGGGGACTGTGA
- a CDS encoding HIT family protein — protein sequence MIDTGAGEPDRLERLWTPYRMTYLAEAPLKRSDSGSARSTQPFTDIPTMSDEDGLVVARGEHVYAVLNLYPYNPGHLMVVPYRRFSEFEDLTEGEGAELMAFIQKAIRVIKAVSRPHGFNVGMNLGESAGGSLAEHLHVHVVPRWGGDANFITIVGGSKVIPQLLRDTRRLLADEWARQQ from the coding sequence ATGATCGACACCGGCGCCGGTGAACCCGACCGGTTGGAGCGACTGTGGACGCCCTACCGGATGACGTATCTGGCCGAGGCGCCCCTCAAGCGTTCGGACTCCGGGTCGGCACGCTCCACCCAACCGTTCACCGACATCCCCACGATGTCCGACGAGGACGGTCTCGTGGTGGCCCGCGGTGAGCACGTCTACGCCGTGCTCAACCTGTACCCGTATAACCCCGGTCACCTGATGGTGGTGCCCTACCGGCGTTTTTCGGAGTTCGAAGACCTCACCGAGGGTGAGGGCGCTGAACTGATGGCGTTCATCCAGAAGGCGATTCGCGTCATCAAGGCGGTGTCGCGTCCGCACGGGTTCAACGTCGGGATGAATCTCGGCGAGTCAGCCGGGGGATCGCTGGCCGAGCACCTACATGTCCACGTTGTGCCGCGCTGGGGCGGCGACGCGAATTTCATCACCATCGTCGGCGGTTCCAAGGTGATCCCGCAGCTGCTGCGCGACACTCGCCGGCTGCTCGCCGACGAGTGGGCTCGACAGCAATGA
- the thrS gene encoding threonine--tRNA ligase, protein MSAPAIPAPASPIRVPAGTTAAAAVRAAGLPDRGAPDAIVVVRDSEGRLRDLSWTPEADVEVTPVAADTDDGRSVIRHSCAHVLAQAVQDLFPDAKLGIGPPITDGFYYDFSVPEAFTPEDLVKLEKRMRAIIKDGQLFSRRVYESKDAARAELAGEPFKLELVDDKSGDSEIMEVGGDELTAYDNLNPRTRERVWGDLCRGPHIPTTRFIPAFKLTRSSAAYWRGDQNNASLQRVYGTAWESQEALDRHLELIEEALRRDHRKLGVELDLFSFPDEIGSGLPVFHPKGGIIRRELEEYSRRKHIEAGYQFVNTPHITKSELYETSGHLEWYREGMYPAMHIDAEFDETGALRKPGQDYYLKPMNCPMHHLIFRSRGRSYRELPLRLFEFGSVYRYERSGVVHGLTRVRGMTQDDAHIYCTRESMRDELASLLRFVLDLLADYGLDDYFLELSTKDPEKYVGSDEVWEEATETLREVAEASGLILVPDPGGAAFYGPKISVQVKDALGRSWQMSTIQLDFNMPDRFELEYTASDGTRQRPVLIHRALFGSIERFFGVLTEHYAGAFPAWLSPIQVVGIPVADAHVAYLDHLAAQLRRQGVRVEVDASDDRMPKKIVNHTNQKVPFMLLAGDRDVEAGAVSFRFADRTQINGVPRDEAVAAIAGWIAARTNTVPTAESLQASLTGGAAQ, encoded by the coding sequence ATGAGCGCGCCCGCCATCCCCGCCCCGGCCAGCCCGATCCGGGTTCCTGCCGGGACCACCGCGGCCGCGGCAGTACGCGCGGCGGGTCTACCCGATCGAGGTGCACCGGACGCCATAGTGGTGGTCCGTGACTCCGAGGGCCGGTTGCGGGACTTGAGCTGGACCCCAGAGGCCGACGTCGAGGTGACCCCGGTGGCCGCCGACACCGACGACGGACGCAGCGTCATCCGGCACTCCTGCGCTCATGTGCTGGCCCAGGCCGTTCAGGATCTTTTCCCCGACGCCAAACTCGGCATCGGTCCGCCTATCACCGATGGCTTCTATTACGACTTCTCCGTGCCCGAGGCGTTCACCCCCGAAGATCTGGTCAAGCTGGAGAAGCGGATGCGCGCCATCATCAAGGACGGGCAGTTGTTCTCCCGGCGCGTCTACGAGTCCAAGGATGCCGCCCGCGCCGAGCTCGCCGGCGAGCCCTTCAAGCTGGAGCTGGTGGACGACAAGTCCGGCGACAGCGAAATCATGGAAGTCGGCGGCGACGAACTCACCGCCTACGACAACTTGAACCCACGTACCCGGGAACGGGTTTGGGGCGATCTGTGCCGGGGCCCGCATATCCCGACCACTAGGTTCATCCCGGCGTTCAAGCTCACCCGTTCGTCGGCCGCCTACTGGCGGGGTGACCAGAACAACGCCAGCCTGCAGCGCGTCTACGGCACCGCCTGGGAATCGCAGGAGGCGCTGGACCGTCACCTCGAGCTGATCGAGGAGGCGCTGCGCCGCGATCACCGCAAGCTCGGCGTTGAGCTGGACCTGTTCAGCTTCCCCGACGAAATCGGTTCGGGTCTACCGGTTTTCCATCCCAAGGGCGGCATCATCCGTCGGGAGCTGGAGGAGTACTCGCGGCGCAAGCACATCGAAGCCGGCTACCAGTTCGTCAACACCCCGCATATCACCAAGTCCGAACTGTATGAGACCTCCGGGCACTTGGAGTGGTACCGCGAGGGCATGTACCCGGCGATGCACATCGACGCCGAATTCGACGAGACCGGCGCGCTGCGCAAGCCCGGCCAGGACTACTACCTCAAGCCGATGAACTGCCCGATGCACCACCTGATCTTCCGGTCGCGTGGGCGCTCATACCGGGAACTTCCCTTGCGGCTCTTCGAGTTCGGCAGCGTCTATCGCTATGAGCGGTCGGGTGTCGTGCACGGACTGACCCGGGTTCGCGGAATGACCCAGGACGACGCGCACATCTACTGCACCCGAGAGAGCATGCGCGACGAGTTGGCCTCGTTGCTGCGGTTCGTGCTCGATCTGCTCGCCGACTACGGCCTGGACGACTATTTCCTGGAACTGTCCACCAAGGACCCGGAGAAGTACGTCGGATCCGACGAGGTGTGGGAGGAGGCCACCGAGACGCTGCGCGAAGTCGCCGAGGCGTCCGGGTTGATCCTGGTGCCCGACCCGGGTGGTGCGGCCTTCTACGGACCGAAGATCTCCGTGCAGGTCAAGGATGCGCTGGGCCGCAGCTGGCAGATGTCGACCATTCAGCTCGACTTCAATATGCCCGACCGTTTTGAGCTGGAATACACCGCTTCCGACGGGACCCGCCAGCGGCCGGTGCTCATCCACCGAGCGCTGTTCGGTTCCATCGAGCGTTTCTTCGGCGTGTTGACCGAGCACTACGCCGGCGCCTTCCCGGCCTGGTTGTCTCCGATCCAAGTGGTCGGCATCCCGGTCGCCGACGCCCATGTCGCCTACCTGGACCACCTGGCCGCGCAGTTGCGCCGCCAGGGGGTGCGGGTCGAGGTGGATGCCAGCGACGACCGCATGCCCAAGAAGATCGTCAACCACACCAACCAGAAGGTCCCGTTCATGCTGCTCGCCGGCGACCGCGACGTCGAAGCCGGCGCAGTCAGCTTCCGCTTCGCCGATCGCACCCAGATCAATGGCGTGCCGCGCGATGAGGCGGTGGCGGCCATCGCCGGCTGGATCGCCGCACGGACCAACACGGTGCCGACGGCAGAGTCGCTCCAAGCAAGCCTCACGGGAGGCGCGGCGCAGTGA
- a CDS encoding PaaI family thioesterase → MKDPHAGGGFNPPEPTEKGGPDYGRFLETMRALQDHARAVDAPAEVITRAADALQEVCDMLAPFDADEWSSPSGRRLDLPMRGNLLPIPMKLKKDEDGRLRGWARFRRFHLGRNGAAHGGAIGLLFDSVLGTASWVLTGGPYQRTAYLHLNYRQIVPIDKELQVEAWVSRTEGRKIFVETRLCDGDTVLTDGEALFVVLKPGQP, encoded by the coding sequence GTGAAGGACCCACATGCCGGCGGCGGGTTCAACCCGCCGGAGCCGACCGAGAAGGGCGGGCCGGACTACGGCCGGTTCCTGGAGACCATGCGCGCGTTGCAGGATCACGCGCGTGCCGTCGACGCCCCAGCCGAGGTGATCACCCGCGCCGCAGACGCCCTGCAAGAAGTCTGCGACATGCTGGCCCCGTTCGACGCCGACGAGTGGTCCTCGCCATCGGGTCGCCGGCTGGACCTTCCGATGCGCGGCAATCTGCTGCCGATTCCGATGAAGCTCAAGAAGGATGAAGACGGACGGCTGCGCGGCTGGGCCCGGTTCCGCCGGTTTCACCTGGGACGTAACGGTGCAGCGCACGGCGGGGCCATCGGGTTGCTGTTCGACTCGGTGCTGGGAACAGCCTCCTGGGTACTGACCGGCGGCCCCTATCAACGCACGGCGTACCTGCATCTCAACTATCGCCAGATCGTCCCGATCGACAAGGAGCTACAGGTCGAGGCGTGGGTCAGCAGGACCGAAGGCCGCAAGATCTTCGTCGAGACCAGGTTGTGTGACGGTGACACCGTGCTGACCGACGGTGAGGCGTTGTTTGTGGTGCTCAAACCCGGCCAGCCATGA
- a CDS encoding DUF1990 domain-containing protein: MDLRTLRELPLTYAEVGATAGPLPAGYHHLELSAPIGRGRARFEQAADAVLRWGMHRGAGVGVRVDADSEIAEVDAVALVRLGLLRAPCRVVYVINEPDRRGFAYGTLAGHPESGEELFSVRYDPADETVSAHIRAFSRPATWWTKVGGPVGRLTQRVIAKRYLRAV, translated from the coding sequence GTGGATCTGAGGACGCTGCGCGAGTTGCCGCTCACCTACGCCGAAGTGGGCGCCACTGCAGGACCGCTGCCCGCCGGATACCACCATCTGGAACTGAGTGCGCCGATCGGCAGGGGCCGCGCACGTTTCGAACAGGCCGCCGACGCGGTGCTGCGCTGGGGTATGCACCGCGGTGCCGGGGTTGGGGTGCGGGTCGACGCCGACAGCGAGATCGCCGAGGTCGACGCGGTGGCGCTGGTGCGGCTCGGTCTCCTGCGTGCACCCTGCCGGGTGGTTTATGTCATCAATGAACCGGATCGGCGTGGGTTCGCTTACGGCACGCTGGCCGGACATCCCGAATCCGGCGAGGAGCTGTTCTCGGTGCGCTACGACCCGGCCGATGAGACGGTGTCCGCGCACATCCGGGCGTTCTCCCGGCCCGCAACCTGGTGGACGAAGGTGGGCGGCCCGGTCGGGCGGCTGACGCAGCGCGTGATCGCCAAACGCTATCTTCGGGCGGTGTGA